The Bdellovibrio sp. ZAP7 DNA segment CCTGAGGACGACGCGCAAAGTATTGAACGATGCGGTTGATTTTAGAAAGACCAATCACCTTTTTGTAAGGGATATAAGCCACTGTCGCAAAACCATCGATTGGCAACAAGTGGTGTTCGCAGAAAGACAGACATTTGATATTTTGCACCACGATCATTTGATCGTAGTTCATCTTGTTGTCGATCACTGTCATCTTAGGGAATTTGTGAGGATCCAGACCACCGAAAACTTCGTTCACGTACATCTTAGCCACACGCTTCGGCGTATCCGCTAGACTGTCATCATTCAAATCCAAGCCCAATACTTCCAGGATCTCGGTGAACTTTTCGGTGATTTTTTCGATTTTTTCTTCATTGCTAAGACCGTTATCGATCATTGGCGTTGGACGAACGTTGTCCAAAATATCTTTGGTACTTAGGACATGTTCGATTTCAGAATCGACAACTTTTTTTAGAGCCTTTTTGCCAGCACCCTGCTTAGTGATTTTTTTAGCTTTTGCTTTACTCACGGTGGTTCCTATCTTGATGAAATTCTTATGCCCTAAAAGCGGTCCTCAAGGAAGGGAAAGGTTAAACACTTTGCAAATTTTGACTGATAAGCCACTGACGAATCTGCTCTTGTTCATGGTCAGAGGTATCGACGAAATGGACTCGGATTTCGCTATGGCCAACAGCGATGACTTTGGCCTGACAAAGGATGCCGTCGATATCAGGAACCTCTACAGACAGCCTCTGGCCGACTTTAAACTTCTCTCGCGCTTGAAATACGGCGATGCGGGCCCCCGTATAGGACAAATCCAGGGTTTTACACTGA contains these protein-coding regions:
- the folE gene encoding GTP cyclohydrolase I FolE, whose translation is MSKAKAKKITKQGAGKKALKKVVDSEIEHVLSTKDILDNVRPTPMIDNGLSNEEKIEKITEKFTEILEVLGLDLNDDSLADTPKRVAKMYVNEVFGGLDPHKFPKMTVIDNKMNYDQMIVVQNIKCLSFCEHHLLPIDGFATVAYIPYKKVIGLSKINRIVQYFARRPQVQERLTKQIADCLQYVLDTDHVAVHINAKHYCVMMRGIEDTDSTTATSDVRGHFKTLPETREEFLHHCRLK